The Candidatus Uhrbacteria bacterium genome has a segment encoding these proteins:
- a CDS encoding M48 family metalloprotease: MYSHIASNRRKSFLLVAVFIGILAAAGYIFGYLNGSGYFGLGFALIVSLGMTAISWFWGDKIVLASTGAKRIESRDQNTYLWNMVENLSITAGVPMPALYIVDDPSPNAFATGRDPARASVAVTTGIVALLENEELEGVLAHELSHVKNYDMRFMMLVAVLVGALTILGDSFFRFGFLGRRGNRDSGGGILAIVGIAFLILSPIIGEIIKLAVSRSREYLADASGALLTRYPEGLARALEKIAAHSQPMQRASHATAHLWIANPYGSRQRFASLFSTHPPVEDRINRLRLMADAR, translated from the coding sequence ATGTACTCCCACATCGCTTCCAATCGCCGTAAAAGCTTCCTTCTCGTCGCAGTATTTATCGGAATCCTGGCGGCGGCAGGCTACATTTTTGGCTATCTCAATGGCTCCGGATATTTCGGACTAGGTTTTGCGCTGATCGTTTCCCTCGGCATGACCGCGATCTCGTGGTTTTGGGGAGATAAAATCGTTCTCGCATCGACCGGTGCCAAGCGCATTGAATCGCGCGACCAAAACACGTATCTCTGGAACATGGTGGAGAACCTCTCAATCACCGCCGGCGTTCCAATGCCAGCGCTCTACATCGTCGATGACCCATCGCCGAATGCCTTTGCCACGGGTCGTGATCCGGCTCGTGCCTCGGTTGCCGTGACGACAGGTATTGTCGCGTTACTCGAGAATGAAGAACTGGAAGGCGTGTTAGCGCATGAACTCTCGCATGTAAAAAATTATGACATGCGTTTCATGATGCTTGTTGCTGTGCTCGTTGGCGCGCTCACGATTCTTGGCGACTCATTCTTCCGTTTTGGTTTTCTTGGTCGACGCGGCAATCGCGATAGCGGAGGCGGAATTCTCGCTATCGTTGGTATCGCCTTTCTTATTTTGTCGCCGATTATCGGAGAAATCATCAAACTCGCCGTCAGCCGTTCGCGCGAATATTTGGCAGACGCTTCCGGCGCCCTACTCACCCGCTATCCCGAAGGCCTCGCACGCGCTCTCGAGAAAATTGCCGCTCACAGCCAGCCAATGCAGCGCGCTTCCCATGCGACAGCGCATCTCTGGATCGCAAATCCCTACGGTTCCCGCCAGCGCTTCGCTTCCCTATTTTCGACCCATCCTCCTGTTGAAGACCGCATCAACCGCCTGCGTTTAATGGCGGACGCCCGCTAA
- a CDS encoding LemA family protein: MYLLILLVIIAVVAAWLIATYNGLITLKNQVDEAWSDIDVQLKRRYDLIPNLVATVKGYATHESGTLEKVIQARNSAMSAQGPHDKAVAENALSSTLKSIFALSEAYPDLKANTNFLKLQDELSDTENKVQASRRFYNGNVRDFNTKLQVFPTNMIAGMLGFIKREFFEIGNEAERNVPEVKF, translated from the coding sequence ATGTATCTGTTGATACTCTTGGTCATTATCGCCGTTGTTGCTGCCTGGCTCATCGCGACTTATAACGGTCTTATTACGCTCAAGAACCAGGTTGATGAAGCGTGGTCGGATATCGATGTCCAGTTGAAGCGCCGCTACGACTTGATTCCGAACCTCGTCGCTACGGTAAAGGGCTACGCCACGCACGAATCCGGAACGCTTGAAAAAGTCATTCAAGCACGCAATTCAGCCATGTCAGCCCAGGGTCCGCATGACAAAGCTGTTGCAGAAAACGCCCTCTCAAGCACGCTTAAGTCGATCTTTGCTCTCTCCGAGGCTTATCCGGACTTGAAAGCCAACACCAACTTCTTGAAATTGCAGGACGAACTTTCCGACACGGAAAACAAAGTTCAGGCTTCCCGCCGCTTCTACAACGGCAATGTCCGCGACTTCAACACCAAACTTCAGGTTTTCCCAACCAACATGATCGCCGGCATGCTTGGCTTTATCAAGCGTGAGTTTTTCGAAATTGGTAATGAAGCGGAGCGCAATGTTCCTGAGGTGAAGTTTTAA
- a CDS encoding phosphomannomutase/phosphoglucomutase, which produces MNATIFKAYDIRGLSPGELGPAEAGRIGAALARIHRPKTVVVGHDMRITSPELEETLIQGLNAQGVNVVRIGLCTTPMFNFAVAESNGEYDMGVMVTASHNPAKYNGLKITKGDNTAIGQGSGMEELRDLACGGEPIPQSNMRGTVENDDDLLERYIEAIWSRSKLEGDLSSWKIAIDAGNGMEGLVLPKLSKKLGADVHELYWKLDGNFPNHEANPVKIETLADLQDEVKSKGCVLGAAFDGDGDRVGFVDEKGEAIPGDILTALFAKAILSEQKGAKVLYDLRSSKSVKEVIEEAGGTAEMCKVGHAGIKRQMRETGAVFAGELSMHFYFAEFANCEASDYAMLLLIRLMLREGKPLSEIWKPLVRYAHSGEINFTVSDSKAALEKVASHYTPHATSVSHLDGVRIDMGDWWFSLRASNTEPLIRLNLEANTKEIMDNKLIELRTCLASLIQA; this is translated from the coding sequence ATGAATGCGACGATTTTCAAAGCCTATGATATTCGCGGCCTCTCACCAGGAGAATTGGGTCCGGCAGAGGCTGGACGCATTGGGGCGGCTTTAGCACGCATCCATCGACCTAAGACCGTCGTGGTTGGACATGACATGCGCATAACCTCGCCGGAACTTGAAGAAACGCTCATACAAGGACTGAATGCGCAGGGCGTGAATGTCGTACGTATCGGACTTTGTACAACGCCGATGTTTAATTTTGCGGTCGCAGAATCCAACGGCGAATATGATATGGGTGTCATGGTTACTGCATCACACAATCCGGCGAAATATAATGGATTAAAAATCACAAAAGGCGATAACACGGCGATTGGGCAGGGGAGCGGCATGGAGGAATTGCGCGATCTCGCTTGTGGAGGTGAGCCGATTCCACAATCGAACATGCGCGGGACTGTCGAGAATGATGACGATCTGCTTGAGCGATACATCGAGGCGATCTGGTCGCGAAGCAAACTCGAGGGTGATTTATCGAGCTGGAAAATTGCGATCGATGCGGGGAATGGGATGGAGGGGTTGGTGCTGCCAAAGCTATCGAAGAAACTTGGCGCCGATGTTCATGAACTGTATTGGAAGCTTGATGGAAATTTTCCCAATCATGAAGCAAATCCGGTGAAGATCGAGACTCTCGCTGACTTACAGGATGAAGTGAAGTCCAAAGGTTGCGTGTTAGGAGCGGCGTTTGATGGTGATGGCGATCGTGTTGGTTTTGTTGATGAGAAAGGCGAGGCGATTCCTGGAGATATTCTGACCGCGCTTTTTGCGAAAGCCATTCTCTCTGAACAAAAGGGCGCAAAGGTTTTATATGACTTGCGATCGTCTAAGAGCGTCAAAGAAGTGATCGAAGAAGCGGGGGGAACGGCGGAAATGTGCAAAGTCGGTCACGCGGGCATCAAACGACAGATGCGTGAGACGGGTGCGGTGTTTGCAGGCGAACTCTCGATGCATTTTTACTTTGCGGAGTTTGCAAATTGTGAAGCTTCCGACTATGCGATGTTACTTCTCATCCGCCTGATGCTGCGCGAGGGAAAGCCGTTGTCGGAAATCTGGAAACCGCTCGTGCGTTATGCGCATTCGGGCGAAATTAATTTCACGGTGAGCGACAGCAAAGCCGCGCTCGAAAAAGTCGCCTCACACTACACGCCTCACGCTACAAGTGTTTCCCATCTCGACGGCGTGCGCATCGACATGGGGGATTGGTGGTTTTCGTTGAGGGCGTCAAATACGGAGCCGTTGATTCGGTTGAATCTTGAGGCGAACACAAAAGAGATAATGGATAATAAACTTATTGAACTACGAACATGCTTGGCATCTTTGATTCAGGCGTAG
- the murI gene encoding glutamate racemase yields MLGIFDSGVGGLTVVKELLRRHPSAGFVYLGDTARTPYGNKSAEMIQRYAIEDARFLVGKGATTILVACNSVSAVAMNELKSEFPSIKFFEVITPAVLSASGKKIGVIGTRATIGSGVYERRLKERDSNIEVISQACPLFVPLVEENWINKPESKRIARTYLEPIRREQVDSLILGCTHYPLLAEVIRASLQKRVKIIDSPAALVDVVEKEAGSEIVNGAQEYYFTDPSKSTDAIATRWLGKTVKGLSANLL; encoded by the coding sequence ATGCTTGGCATCTTTGATTCAGGCGTAGGAGGCCTAACGGTTGTAAAAGAGTTACTGCGCAGGCATCCGTCTGCGGGGTTTGTGTATCTTGGCGATACGGCGCGTACTCCATACGGAAACAAGTCTGCGGAGATGATTCAACGGTATGCCATTGAGGATGCGCGGTTTTTGGTAGGAAAAGGGGCGACGACGATTCTTGTCGCCTGTAACTCGGTGAGCGCGGTTGCGATGAATGAGCTTAAAAGCGAGTTTCCGAGTATCAAGTTCTTTGAGGTGATCACACCGGCGGTTTTGTCTGCTTCCGGGAAAAAGATCGGTGTGATTGGCACACGAGCAACAATTGGATCGGGAGTTTATGAACGCCGCTTAAAGGAACGCGATTCTAACATCGAGGTTATTTCACAAGCGTGTCCGTTGTTTGTGCCGCTTGTAGAAGAGAATTGGATCAATAAACCGGAGTCAAAACGTATTGCTCGAACGTATCTGGAGCCGATCCGACGGGAGCAAGTCGACTCGCTGATTCTTGGTTGTACGCATTATCCTTTGCTCGCCGAGGTGATCCGTGCGTCGTTGCAGAAACGCGTAAAGATCATTGACTCACCGGCGGCATTAGTCGACGTGGTTGAGAAGGAAGCGGGGAGCGAGATCGTCAATGGAGCACAGGAATATTATTTTACGGATCCGTCAAAATCTACGGACGCGATTGCTACACGGTGGCTCGGAAAAACCGTGAAGGGATTAAGCGCGAATCTTTTATAG
- a CDS encoding site-2 protease family protein, whose amino-acid sequence MLQVLIFLLVLSVLVLVHEAGHYIAARIFGVKAEEFGYGFPPRAIGFVKTDKGWKKVAGRDRSSYKNTVWSLNWLPLGGFVRLKGEAGEGTGDADSFLTKKGWQKFIILAAGVCMNWVLAMFIFTIGFAVGVPAEVDALPPSAIVSNQHIEIVEVVSKSAAQNAGLQQGDQIVTINGQVPNNAEASRAILADQTEKGF is encoded by the coding sequence ATGCTTCAAGTCCTCATCTTCTTGCTGGTTTTATCGGTACTCGTCCTTGTCCACGAGGCCGGACATTACATCGCCGCTCGCATTTTTGGGGTAAAAGCCGAGGAATTTGGTTATGGATTCCCTCCGCGCGCCATCGGTTTTGTCAAAACCGATAAAGGATGGAAGAAGGTAGCCGGCCGCGATCGATCTAGTTATAAAAACACGGTTTGGTCCCTTAACTGGCTGCCTTTGGGAGGTTTTGTGCGCTTGAAAGGCGAGGCTGGCGAGGGGACAGGAGACGCTGATTCATTTTTGACAAAGAAGGGCTGGCAGAAATTTATCATTCTGGCGGCTGGTGTTTGTATGAACTGGGTTTTAGCCATGTTCATTTTTACCATCGGCTTTGCTGTTGGCGTACCGGCCGAGGTTGATGCATTGCCACCTTCCGCGATTGTCAGCAATCAACATATTGAAATTGTCGAAGTTGTCTCCAAGAGTGCAGCTCAGAATGCCGGGCTTCAACAGGGCGACCAGATCGTCACGATTAATGGACAGGTTCCGAATAACGCAGAAGCTTCACGCGCGATACTGGCCGATCAAACGGAAAAAGGGTTTTGA
- a CDS encoding site-2 protease family protein — MEIKRDGTMQTIQAKPEFLDALGKPGLGVAIANIGTVRFPLHLAVVQGVTVTAQYTWLIINGFFSLIGSLFGDRKLAGEVSGPIGIAVLTGHVASQGFWALMQFAALLSLNLAVINFLPIPALDGGRALFVVVESLRRKRNNPRFEAAIHQAGFVALIILILLVTAQDIGRYGGTIWNGLKGIIGL, encoded by the coding sequence TTGGAAATCAAACGCGATGGGACAATGCAGACGATTCAAGCCAAGCCTGAGTTTTTGGACGCGCTAGGAAAACCGGGTCTAGGAGTCGCGATTGCGAATATCGGGACGGTGCGTTTCCCATTACATCTTGCTGTTGTGCAAGGCGTGACTGTAACGGCGCAGTATACGTGGCTCATTATTAATGGATTCTTTAGCTTGATCGGATCTCTCTTTGGCGATCGCAAGCTTGCTGGTGAAGTTTCAGGTCCGATTGGCATTGCTGTATTAACAGGACATGTTGCGAGCCAGGGTTTTTGGGCACTGATGCAGTTTGCTGCATTGTTGTCGCTCAACTTAGCCGTCATTAACTTTTTGCCGATTCCAGCGCTGGATGGTGGACGTGCGCTTTTCGTCGTGGTGGAATCGTTACGACGGAAACGCAATAACCCGCGCTTTGAAGCAGCGATTCATCAGGCCGGATTTGTGGCGTTGATCATTCTTATCCTACTCGTCACCGCACAAGACATTGGTCGATACGGCGGCACGATCTGGAATGGCCTGAAGGGTATCATCGGTCTCTAA
- the pheS gene encoding phenylalanine--tRNA ligase subunit alpha, with protein sequence MDLEPTLRAIGNQAREAIESAKTLEQLEEIEVRFLGRKGELAGLMKEMASVSAEDRPKIGAFANEVKMDIEKAMNEKRASLGSAAINQKLSSEQEDVTEPGTRPPEGHLHIVTQAIREFTEIFERAGFQRVRPPEVDWDWFAFESLNMPKEHPARDDWETFFMNAPMSDKKHEGRMLLTPHTTNGTAHLLKDQTPPIRAVSIGKTYRRQIDLTHLPMFHQFDGVYVDKGVNLTHLLGIIEYFVKEFFGPDRKVRIRPYHFRFTEPSFEIDISTDSRMGKNGWLELGGAGMLHPNVIKAAGLDPEEYSGLAFGWGVERTYMMKEGLQLDDIRTLYKNDLRFLQQF encoded by the coding sequence ATGGATCTCGAACCAACACTCCGTGCGATCGGCAATCAGGCGCGTGAAGCGATCGAATCGGCAAAGACACTTGAGCAGCTCGAGGAAATCGAGGTGCGTTTTCTTGGACGCAAAGGCGAGCTTGCCGGTCTCATGAAAGAGATGGCGAGCGTATCGGCCGAGGATCGTCCAAAGATCGGCGCTTTTGCTAATGAAGTGAAGATGGATATTGAAAAAGCGATGAATGAGAAACGCGCATCGCTTGGCAGCGCCGCTATCAATCAGAAACTTTCCAGCGAGCAGGAAGATGTGACGGAGCCTGGCACAAGACCGCCGGAAGGACATTTGCATATTGTCACACAAGCGATCCGTGAATTTACGGAAATTTTTGAACGCGCTGGTTTTCAGCGCGTGCGTCCGCCAGAAGTTGATTGGGATTGGTTTGCGTTTGAATCACTCAACATGCCAAAGGAGCACCCGGCACGCGATGATTGGGAGACATTTTTCATGAATGCGCCGATGAGCGACAAGAAACATGAAGGACGCATGCTACTCACGCCGCATACGACTAATGGAACGGCGCATCTCTTAAAAGACCAGACGCCGCCGATCCGAGCCGTCAGCATCGGTAAGACGTATCGCCGACAAATCGACCTGACACATTTACCGATGTTTCATCAGTTTGATGGCGTGTATGTCGACAAGGGAGTGAACCTGACGCATTTGCTCGGTATTATCGAGTACTTTGTTAAAGAGTTTTTTGGACCAGATCGTAAGGTGCGTATTCGTCCTTATCATTTCCGTTTTACGGAACCGTCATTTGAAATCGATATCTCGACAGACTCGCGCATGGGTAAAAATGGCTGGCTTGAACTTGGCGGCGCGGGAATGCTGCATCCAAACGTGATTAAAGCCGCCGGACTTGATCCGGAAGAGTATTCGGGCTTAGCTTTTGGTTGGGGAGTGGAGCGCACCTATATGATGAAAGAAGGCCTACAGCTGGATGATATTCGTACCTTGTATAAGAACGATTTGCGCTTTTTGCAGCAATTCTAA
- a CDS encoding phenylalanine--tRNA ligase subunit beta, whose amino-acid sequence MNILASYDWLKEYVDLEKIDPQSFASRVSLSGPGVERLYPQGQDLDGIVVGHVLEVKPHPNADKLRIANVDLGAKKATIVCGGSNLEVGQWVAVAKVGSKVRWHGEGDPIELKPIEIRGEKSEGMICAANEIGLYDAFPHQEREIVDLGKSLPELKVKAGTPLADALGLSGDTVLDIEITTNRPDAAGMVGLAREAASILKRKLLWKAAKMPKGKTISSIKVAEKKLCPRYIGVRIDGVNVGASPWWLKRRLLSAGLRPINAVVDITNFVMLELGQPMHAFDAAKLSADTIVVRSAKKGEKMQALDGKTYNLEDGMLVIADADKPQAVAGVMGSETSAVTSGTTSIVLEAATFDSVSVRRTARKLNLYSDAQLRFEKGLSMMAPPEAMARAVELVLELCGGKVIGMNDIQAHAYKTPSYSITFAKIDELIGIPMKKTDCIDTLKRLGFTVKADAKKLTATSPWWRDHDIESGRDLVEEIARVYGYANLPAVFPPGIVPEAPVRTLSLEDRTKELAKQAGYTETFTYSFTSRETQEMAGYNSIKMLAIANPLSADFELMRTSLLPSLLQVAMQNQERFRNQKLFEIANVYYPKGSGWKTLPDEQPELGALVLGDENAWREAKGLAEHVLSGLGISGVTWKRLASDSFWHPGRTVQAMAGNELVATVGELHPSLAEKYKFEGRVALVDLPLRHVFHRATDAKRYQPIPVYPVSKRDLAIIVDQNIEVQDVIATLSKIDRLVRQVTWFDTYKGKGVATGKKSLAFHIEIGADDRTLETADVDAVMEQVIDETKNRFAAEIRS is encoded by the coding sequence ATGAACATCCTCGCATCGTACGACTGGCTGAAAGAATATGTCGATCTGGAAAAGATCGATCCGCAGTCTTTTGCGAGCCGTGTTTCATTGTCAGGACCCGGAGTCGAGCGACTCTATCCGCAAGGACAAGATCTCGATGGAATCGTGGTCGGACATGTGTTGGAAGTGAAGCCGCATCCCAATGCGGATAAGCTTCGTATCGCGAACGTTGATCTTGGCGCAAAGAAAGCGACGATTGTTTGTGGAGGATCGAATCTGGAAGTTGGACAGTGGGTTGCGGTGGCGAAGGTTGGATCCAAGGTGCGCTGGCATGGCGAGGGCGATCCGATTGAATTGAAGCCGATCGAGATCCGAGGCGAGAAGAGTGAAGGAATGATTTGTGCCGCAAATGAAATCGGTTTGTATGACGCGTTTCCGCATCAGGAGCGCGAGATTGTCGACCTTGGAAAGTCTTTACCGGAACTAAAAGTGAAAGCCGGTACCCCTCTGGCGGATGCGCTCGGACTTTCCGGCGACACGGTTTTGGATATTGAAATTACGACGAATCGTCCGGACGCAGCTGGAATGGTCGGTTTGGCGCGCGAGGCTGCATCGATTTTGAAACGTAAGCTTTTGTGGAAGGCGGCAAAGATGCCGAAAGGGAAAACGATTTCATCGATCAAAGTGGCTGAAAAGAAATTGTGTCCGCGCTATATCGGCGTGCGTATTGATGGAGTGAATGTCGGAGCTTCACCTTGGTGGTTGAAGCGACGTTTGCTTTCAGCAGGATTACGTCCGATTAATGCCGTCGTCGATATCACAAATTTTGTGATGCTTGAGCTTGGACAACCGATGCATGCGTTTGATGCGGCCAAACTTTCCGCTGATACGATTGTTGTCCGATCGGCAAAGAAAGGGGAAAAGATGCAGGCACTTGATGGCAAGACCTATAATCTTGAGGATGGAATGCTTGTGATTGCGGATGCGGATAAGCCGCAAGCTGTTGCAGGTGTGATGGGATCGGAGACATCGGCTGTCACGAGCGGGACAACGTCGATTGTTTTGGAAGCGGCAACCTTTGATTCTGTTTCCGTGCGACGTACAGCGCGCAAACTCAATCTCTACTCGGATGCGCAGCTTCGTTTTGAGAAAGGTTTGTCGATGATGGCGCCGCCTGAGGCGATGGCACGTGCTGTTGAACTTGTGCTCGAACTTTGTGGCGGAAAGGTTATAGGCATGAATGATATTCAAGCGCATGCTTACAAAACACCGAGCTACTCGATTACGTTTGCCAAGATCGATGAGTTGATCGGCATCCCGATGAAGAAGACGGATTGTATCGATACGTTGAAGAGACTTGGATTTACGGTGAAGGCGGATGCGAAGAAGCTGACAGCAACCTCACCGTGGTGGCGCGACCATGATATTGAGAGCGGACGTGATCTCGTGGAGGAAATCGCTCGTGTTTATGGATATGCGAATCTTCCTGCGGTATTTCCGCCTGGAATTGTTCCGGAAGCACCTGTCCGGACATTGAGCTTGGAGGATCGAACAAAGGAGCTCGCGAAACAAGCGGGCTACACGGAAACCTTTACCTACTCGTTTACATCTCGGGAGACGCAGGAAATGGCCGGATATAATTCCATCAAAATGCTCGCGATTGCGAATCCGCTTTCGGCAGACTTTGAATTGATGCGCACCTCGCTCCTTCCGTCTCTCTTGCAGGTAGCGATGCAGAACCAAGAGCGTTTCCGAAATCAAAAATTGTTTGAGATTGCGAATGTCTACTATCCAAAAGGCAGCGGCTGGAAAACACTCCCCGATGAACAACCCGAGTTAGGCGCCCTCGTTTTGGGCGATGAGAATGCGTGGCGCGAGGCAAAAGGCTTGGCTGAACATGTGTTGAGCGGACTTGGAATTTCAGGCGTTACGTGGAAGCGTTTGGCGAGCGACTCGTTCTGGCATCCGGGAAGAACCGTTCAGGCCATGGCTGGGAACGAGCTTGTAGCAACCGTTGGCGAATTACATCCGTCTTTGGCAGAGAAATATAAGTTTGAAGGACGCGTGGCTTTGGTTGATTTACCGCTACGCCATGTCTTTCATCGTGCAACGGATGCGAAGCGTTATCAGCCGATTCCGGTTTATCCTGTTTCCAAACGTGACTTGGCGATTATCGTTGACCAGAATATTGAAGTTCAGGATGTGATCGCTACTCTTTCCAAGATTGATCGATTAGTTCGCCAAGTCACTTGGTTTGATACGTATAAGGGGAAGGGCGTGGCAACCGGAAAGAAGTCGCTCGCATTTCATATCGAGATCGGTGCGGATGATCGAACACTCGAGACGGCCGATGTCGATGCGGTGATGGAGCAGGTGATTGACGAAACGAAAAACCGCTTTGCCGCAGAAATCCGTTCATAA